One window of Cellulomonas shaoxiangyii genomic DNA carries:
- a CDS encoding glycosyltransferase: MPSATFPMLPALDTSALTFDTLRDAFPLALAGLVVWGLWLYRVVLSRLAQPIRTDFRTTTSVIVPSFHEDPDILMSCLESWRSQGPTEIIVVLDLADTEAFERITALGDPRVTPVLFKHAGKRSALGEGIRRARSELLVLTDSDTTWMPGLLEAVQMPFADPEVGGVSTQQNVYDRRSSVWRRVADWLVSLRYYDYVPAMGRAGAVACVSGRTAAYRRAAVLPVLENLEDEFFLGRRCIAGDDGRLTWLVLASGYKTVHQSAARALSMFPASFRAFVKQRVRWSRNSYRCYLTAVYKGWLWRVPFVTKITVLQILLTPVTMGITLGYMVFARLEATTWGIVAVVAWLLIGRGIRGLSYLRHHPKDIVLLPLVTLVVIFIALPIKLYAFVTMNKQGWLTRHADQVGGDGQTARTLTPRTTTVQPPAPVRPVAPQPVGALAMRRSGVSA, translated from the coding sequence ATGCCCTCGGCCACCTTCCCCATGCTGCCTGCCCTCGACACGAGCGCACTGACGTTCGACACCCTGCGGGACGCGTTCCCGCTCGCGCTGGCCGGCCTCGTCGTGTGGGGGCTGTGGCTGTACCGCGTCGTGCTGTCCCGCCTGGCACAGCCCATCCGGACGGACTTCCGGACGACGACGTCGGTGATCGTCCCGTCGTTCCACGAGGACCCCGACATCCTCATGAGCTGCCTCGAGTCGTGGCGGTCGCAGGGGCCGACGGAGATCATCGTCGTCCTCGACCTCGCCGACACCGAGGCGTTCGAGCGCATCACCGCCCTCGGCGACCCGCGCGTCACACCCGTTCTGTTCAAGCACGCCGGCAAGCGCTCGGCGCTGGGCGAGGGCATCCGCCGGGCCCGCAGCGAGCTGCTCGTGCTCACCGACTCCGACACCACGTGGATGCCGGGGCTGCTCGAGGCCGTGCAGATGCCGTTCGCCGACCCCGAGGTCGGCGGCGTCAGCACGCAGCAGAACGTGTACGACCGGCGCTCGAGCGTGTGGCGTCGCGTCGCGGACTGGCTGGTCAGCCTGCGCTACTACGACTACGTGCCGGCCATGGGCCGCGCCGGGGCCGTCGCGTGCGTGTCGGGCCGGACGGCCGCGTACCGCCGCGCCGCGGTCCTGCCGGTGCTGGAGAACCTCGAGGACGAGTTCTTCCTCGGCCGGCGCTGCATCGCCGGTGACGACGGGCGGCTCACCTGGCTGGTGCTCGCCTCCGGCTACAAGACCGTGCACCAGTCCGCGGCGCGCGCGCTGTCGATGTTCCCGGCGTCGTTCCGCGCGTTCGTCAAGCAGCGCGTGCGCTGGAGCCGCAACAGCTACCGCTGCTACCTCACCGCCGTCTACAAGGGCTGGCTGTGGCGGGTCCCGTTCGTCACCAAGATCACCGTCCTCCAGATCCTGCTCACGCCGGTGACCATGGGCATCACGCTCGGGTACATGGTGTTCGCGCGGCTCGAGGCGACGACCTGGGGCATCGTGGCCGTCGTGGCCTGGCTCCTGATCGGCCGCGGCATCCGCGGGCTCTCCTACCTGCGCCACCACCCGAAGGACATCGTGCTCCTGCCGCTCGTCACGCTCGTCGTCATCTTCATCGCGCTGCCCATCAAGCTGTACGCGTTCGTCACCATGAACAAGCAGGGCTGGCTCACGCGGCACGCCGACCAGGTCGGCGGCGACGGCCAGACGGCCCGCACGCTGACCCCGCGCACGACCACGGTGCAGCCCCCGGCACCGGTGCGGCCGGTCGCCCCGCAGCCCGTCGGCGCGCTCGCGATGCGCCGGTCGGGGGTCTCCGCGTGA